The Amycolatopsis sp. DG1A-15b genome window below encodes:
- a CDS encoding transglycosylase domain-containing protein — translation MPNVEFVKRRGGVVPFAGLCVLAGILAAGTVAPAAIGAGLLSNQVSDSVDAISARLAAADLPLTTTVTDRDGTPIATLYAQYRLPVTAAGIATTMKAAIIAVEDRRFYTEGGVDLQGMLRAAVNDSSGGALQGASTITQQDVKNFLINVVDRNDPAAQQADREDSIARKLREAKMAVQLNDTMSKDDILANYLNVVEFSGTVYGVGAAAEAYFGTTADKLTVPQAALLAGMVNNPGVYNPYTHPDKALQRRNLVIDDMVTNGSIPASYAATAKAAPLGLLPNGPVTPSGTCLGAAPDAGFFCAYAESYLVHAGFTADGLATGGYTIKTTLDPRVSQVTKDAVDANVPTTQDGVANTFAVVRPGQDGHQVLAMVANRNYGTDPARGETSTDIVADASNEFGAGSSFKIFTSAAALVTGQAGLDTPLPNPDSQCFPVPDAHSSCYTVHNDGHYADPITLADGLATSPNVAFVGLESQVGMPAVLDMAYKLGLRTTLATNDAGRTPDPKSGNPQYSEPQSQYFRNLLSFTLGNSPVSPLEMANVSATLMSGGVWCPPNPILSVTDRNGNAVPVAQQACERVIPEGVADTLEAGLSKDTTSGTSAEAARAAGWTRPDIGKTGTTQLSESVAFVGGVDGYAVSSMVFADGPHPREICPGTPVHLGDCGHGAFGGTVAAPPYFHAMNRLLAGVPDQPIPAADPAYLAARS, via the coding sequence ATGCCTAATGTCGAATTCGTGAAACGTCGCGGGGGCGTGGTCCCTTTTGCCGGGTTGTGCGTGCTCGCCGGGATTCTGGCGGCCGGGACGGTGGCGCCCGCCGCCATCGGGGCGGGCCTGCTGTCCAATCAGGTCAGCGATTCGGTGGACGCCATTTCCGCCCGGCTCGCCGCGGCCGATCTGCCGCTGACCACGACGGTGACCGACCGCGACGGCACCCCCATCGCGACGCTCTACGCGCAGTACCGCCTCCCGGTCACCGCGGCCGGGATCGCGACCACGATGAAGGCCGCGATCATCGCCGTCGAGGACCGCCGGTTCTACACCGAAGGCGGCGTCGACCTGCAAGGCATGCTCCGCGCGGCGGTCAACGACAGCAGCGGCGGCGCACTGCAGGGTGCGTCGACGATCACGCAGCAGGACGTCAAGAACTTCCTCATCAACGTCGTCGACCGGAACGACCCCGCGGCCCAGCAGGCCGACCGCGAGGACTCGATCGCCCGCAAGCTGCGGGAGGCGAAAATGGCCGTCCAGCTCAACGACACCATGAGCAAGGACGACATTCTGGCGAATTACCTCAATGTGGTCGAATTCAGCGGAACCGTCTACGGGGTCGGCGCGGCGGCCGAGGCGTATTTCGGGACGACCGCGGACAAACTGACCGTGCCCCAGGCGGCCCTGCTCGCCGGAATGGTGAACAACCCCGGCGTCTACAACCCCTACACCCACCCGGACAAGGCGCTGCAGCGCCGCAACCTGGTCATCGACGACATGGTCACCAACGGCTCCATCCCGGCCTCGTACGCGGCGACGGCGAAGGCGGCCCCGCTCGGGCTGCTGCCGAACGGCCCGGTCACGCCGTCCGGCACGTGCCTCGGCGCGGCGCCGGACGCCGGGTTCTTCTGCGCCTACGCGGAAAGCTACCTGGTGCACGCCGGGTTCACCGCCGACGGGCTGGCCACCGGCGGGTACACGATCAAGACCACCCTCGACCCGCGCGTCTCGCAGGTGACCAAGGACGCCGTCGACGCGAACGTGCCGACCACCCAGGACGGCGTGGCCAACACCTTCGCCGTCGTCCGGCCGGGCCAGGACGGGCACCAGGTGCTGGCCATGGTCGCGAACCGCAACTACGGCACCGATCCGGCGCGGGGCGAGACGTCGACCGACATCGTCGCGGACGCGAGCAACGAGTTCGGGGCGGGCTCGTCGTTCAAGATCTTCACCTCGGCCGCGGCCCTCGTCACCGGCCAGGCGGGCCTCGACACCCCGCTGCCCAACCCGGACAGCCAGTGCTTCCCGGTGCCGGACGCGCATTCGTCCTGCTACACCGTCCACAACGACGGCCACTACGCGGACCCGATCACCCTCGCCGACGGGCTGGCGACATCGCCGAACGTCGCGTTCGTCGGGCTCGAGAGCCAGGTCGGGATGCCCGCCGTGCTCGACATGGCCTACAAGCTCGGGCTGCGCACCACCCTCGCGACCAACGACGCCGGCCGCACGCCGGACCCGAAGTCCGGTAACCCGCAGTACAGCGAGCCGCAGTCGCAGTACTTCCGGAACCTGCTGTCGTTCACCCTGGGCAACAGCCCGGTGAGCCCGCTGGAGATGGCCAACGTCTCGGCGACGCTGATGAGCGGCGGCGTGTGGTGCCCGCCGAACCCGATCCTGTCGGTGACCGACCGGAACGGCAACGCCGTGCCGGTCGCGCAGCAGGCGTGCGAGCGGGTCATCCCCGAGGGCGTGGCGGACACCCTGGAAGCGGGGCTGAGCAAGGACACCACGAGCGGCACGTCCGCCGAAGCGGCCCGCGCGGCCGGCTGGACCCGGCCCGACATCGGCAAGACGGGTACGACGCAGCTGAGCGAGTCGGTCGCGTTCGTCGGCGGTGTCGACGGCTACGCGGTGTCGTCCATGGTGTTCGCCGACGGGCCGCACCCGCGGGAGATCTGCCCGGGCACGCCGGTGCACCTCGGCGACTGCGGCCACGGCGCGTTCGGCGGCACGGTCGCCGCGCCGCCGTACTTCCACGCCATGAACCGGCTGCTGGCCGGGGTCCCCGACCAGCCGATCCCCGCCGCCGATCCGGCGTACCTGGCGGCGCGATCGTGA
- a CDS encoding helix-turn-helix domain-containing protein, which translates to MASRTATPLDHPALEDVSFSAALEALRDPHRLAMVAALAREPGRPCGAIMPPVSKPAASRHFKILRAAGLLRQWDCGTQRLNALRREEFDTRFPGLLDLALAEAARG; encoded by the coding sequence ATGGCCAGCCGCACCGCGACCCCCCTGGACCACCCGGCCCTCGAGGACGTCTCCTTCAGTGCGGCCTTGGAAGCCCTGCGCGACCCGCACCGGCTGGCCATGGTCGCCGCCCTCGCCCGGGAACCCGGCCGGCCGTGCGGCGCGATCATGCCACCGGTCAGCAAGCCCGCCGCGTCCCGGCACTTCAAAATCCTCCGCGCGGCCGGGCTGCTCCGGCAGTGGGACTGCGGAACGCAACGGCTGAACGCGCTGCGCCGCGAGGAGTTCGACACCCGCTTCCCCGGCTTGCTCGACCTGGCCCTCGCCGAAGCCGCGCGCGGCTGA
- a CDS encoding ATP-binding cassette domain-containing protein translates to MTEPAAVRCTGLSHSFGATRAVDGVDLEIHPGEVFGLLGPNGAGKTTTLRMITTLLPATPDRITVFGVDVARRRMAVRRLIGYVPQQLSADSALTGRENVALFARLFDVPRRGRAEQVRLALDLVGLAGDADRTAKTYSGGMIRRLELAQALVSSPRLLILDEPTIGLDPVARSSVWDRIASIREATGMTVLVTTHYMDEAEQYCDRVALMDAGRIRALGTPAELEADLGPEATLDDVFRAVTGNRIDHEEGGIRGVRATRRTARRLG, encoded by the coding sequence ATGACCGAACCCGCGGCGGTGCGCTGCACCGGCCTGAGTCACTCGTTCGGCGCGACTCGCGCGGTCGACGGCGTCGACCTCGAAATCCACCCGGGTGAGGTGTTCGGCCTGCTCGGCCCGAACGGCGCCGGCAAGACGACCACCCTCCGGATGATCACCACGCTGCTGCCGGCCACCCCGGACCGCATCACGGTCTTCGGCGTCGACGTCGCGCGCCGCCGGATGGCCGTGCGACGGCTGATCGGCTACGTCCCGCAACAGCTGTCCGCCGACAGCGCGCTGACCGGCCGCGAGAACGTCGCCCTCTTCGCGCGGCTCTTCGACGTGCCCCGCCGCGGGCGGGCCGAGCAGGTGCGGCTCGCCCTGGACCTGGTCGGGCTGGCGGGCGACGCCGACCGCACGGCCAAGACGTACTCCGGCGGCATGATCCGCCGGCTCGAGCTCGCCCAGGCCCTGGTGAGCTCGCCGCGGCTGCTCATCCTCGACGAGCCGACGATCGGGCTCGACCCGGTCGCGCGGTCATCGGTGTGGGACCGCATCGCCTCCATCCGCGAGGCGACCGGCATGACGGTGCTCGTCACCACGCACTACATGGACGAGGCCGAGCAGTACTGCGACCGCGTCGCCCTGATGGACGCCGGCCGGATCCGCGCGCTGGGCACACCCGCCGAGCTGGAGGCCGACCTCGGCCCGGAGGCCACTTTGGACGATGTGTTCCGGGCGGTGACCGGGAACCGGATCGACCACGAAGAAGGAGGGATCCGCGGTGTCCGTGCCACTCGCCGTACCGCCCGCCGCCTCGGCTGA
- a CDS encoding nitroreductase/quinone reductase family protein: protein MPSDFVLKTMNTVHRGLIKLTGGRVGWQVAMPVLELTTVGRKSGQPRSVLLTSPHQEGDAVVVVASRGGDDTHPAWFLNLRDNPDVEVSLKGGPKRPMRARVARAEERARLWPKITADFKNYAQYQTKTEREIPLVFLEPR, encoded by the coding sequence ATGCCAAGCGACTTCGTCCTGAAGACGATGAACACCGTGCACCGCGGCTTGATCAAGCTCACCGGCGGGCGGGTGGGCTGGCAGGTCGCCATGCCCGTCCTGGAGCTCACCACCGTCGGCCGCAAGAGCGGGCAGCCGCGGTCGGTGCTGCTCACCTCGCCCCACCAGGAGGGTGACGCGGTGGTCGTCGTGGCGTCGCGGGGCGGCGACGACACGCATCCCGCGTGGTTCCTCAACCTGCGCGACAACCCCGACGTCGAGGTCTCGCTGAAGGGCGGCCCGAAGCGGCCGATGCGCGCCCGCGTGGCCCGCGCGGAAGAGCGCGCCCGGCTGTGGCCGAAGATCACCGCCGACTTCAAGAACTACGCGCAGTACCAGACGAAGACCGAGCGCGAGATCCCGCTCGTCTTCCTCGAACCGCGGTAG
- a CDS encoding zinc-ribbon domain-containing protein, translating into MLIWGWRTRIYVLAMTTFLCGRCGNPASHAVRKAVTKFTLFFIPLFPISVKYTAQCTFCGIENRIPKEDALRLQAQEEQGQARQQAAPGYPPHPSQGGAPQAGFPQHPSQPQGFPQPGPQAPQGQFPQQGQ; encoded by the coding sequence ATGCTGATCTGGGGCTGGCGTACGCGCATCTACGTGCTGGCGATGACGACGTTCTTGTGCGGCCGGTGCGGTAACCCGGCTTCGCACGCGGTGCGCAAGGCGGTCACGAAGTTCACGCTGTTCTTCATCCCGCTGTTCCCGATCAGCGTCAAGTACACGGCGCAGTGCACGTTCTGCGGGATCGAGAACCGCATCCCGAAGGAGGACGCACTCCGGCTGCAGGCCCAGGAGGAACAGGGCCAGGCCCGGCAGCAGGCGGCGCCGGGGTACCCGCCGCACCCTTCGCAGGGTGGTGCTCCGCAGGCCGGGTTCCCGCAGCACCCGTCCCAGCCGCAGGGGTTCCCGCAGCCGGGGCCGCAGGCGCCGCAGGGTCAATTCCCGCAGCAGGGCCAGTAG
- a CDS encoding MarR family transcriptional regulator: protein MTELADRLLGAVQGIRRVVRRRVRADVPGMPLPGAQAELLRVVADHPGIGVAAAARELHLANNSVSTLVNQLADAGLLRREADPADRRAARLEVTAAAADRMAAWRRARTGLVADALAKLSEEDTAAIGQALPALERLMGILKEQP, encoded by the coding sequence GTGACCGAACTCGCCGACCGGCTGCTGGGAGCCGTCCAGGGGATCCGCCGGGTGGTGCGCCGCCGGGTGCGCGCCGACGTGCCGGGCATGCCGCTGCCGGGCGCCCAGGCCGAGCTCCTGCGCGTGGTGGCCGACCACCCCGGCATCGGCGTCGCCGCGGCCGCACGCGAACTGCACCTGGCGAACAACTCGGTCAGCACGCTGGTGAACCAGCTCGCCGACGCCGGCCTGCTGCGCCGCGAAGCCGATCCCGCCGACCGGCGCGCGGCCCGGCTGGAGGTCACCGCCGCGGCCGCCGACCGGATGGCGGCCTGGCGCCGCGCCCGCACCGGGCTCGTCGCCGACGCCCTCGCGAAACTGTCCGAAGAGGACACCGCGGCGATCGGGCAGGCGTTGCCGGCACTGGAGAGACTCATGGGCATCCTGAAGGAGCAGCCATGA
- a CDS encoding NAD(P)-dependent alcohol dehydrogenase: MPEPRRGEVLVRVRAVSLNYRDLLILNGDHIATGAEDLIPVSDAAGEVVAVGEEVTRFAGGDRVINAFHPDWIAGRMPATLIGYGNGRDGWLAEYRAVPEHALVALPDSLTFAQGATLPCAAVTAWRSLDGVRPGDVVLTLGTGGVSLFAVQLAKARGARVVATTSSADKAAKLAGLGADTVIDYVATPEWGKAVLDATGGRGADRIVEVGGPGTFAQSLVAAGTHHAEIALVGFVGRSGPPVDFMDLFRSGATVRKIWVGSREDTEDLLRWLDVRPLEPVIDSVHSFEDAGAAFERFASRENFGKVVIATA, encoded by the coding sequence ATGCCCGAGCCGCGGCGCGGCGAGGTGCTCGTCCGGGTGCGGGCCGTGTCGCTGAACTACCGAGATCTGCTCATCCTGAACGGCGACCACATCGCCACCGGCGCCGAGGACCTGATCCCGGTGTCGGACGCCGCCGGCGAGGTCGTGGCGGTGGGGGAGGAGGTCACGCGCTTCGCCGGGGGAGACCGGGTGATCAACGCCTTCCACCCGGACTGGATCGCCGGGCGGATGCCGGCCACCCTGATCGGGTACGGCAACGGCCGGGACGGCTGGCTCGCCGAATACCGCGCCGTCCCGGAGCACGCGCTCGTCGCACTGCCGGATTCGCTGACCTTCGCGCAGGGCGCGACGTTGCCGTGTGCCGCGGTCACGGCGTGGAGGTCACTCGACGGTGTGCGCCCGGGCGACGTCGTGCTGACCCTCGGCACCGGCGGCGTCTCCCTGTTCGCCGTGCAACTGGCGAAGGCGCGCGGGGCGCGGGTCGTCGCGACGACGTCGAGTGCGGACAAGGCGGCCAAGCTGGCCGGGCTCGGCGCGGACACGGTGATCGACTACGTGGCCACGCCGGAATGGGGCAAGGCGGTGCTCGACGCCACCGGCGGGCGGGGTGCGGACCGGATCGTCGAGGTCGGCGGCCCGGGCACGTTCGCGCAGTCACTGGTCGCGGCCGGGACGCACCACGCCGAGATCGCGCTCGTCGGGTTCGTCGGCCGCAGTGGGCCTCCGGTCGACTTCATGGACCTCTTCCGCAGCGGGGCGACCGTGCGGAAGATCTGGGTCGGCAGCCGCGAGGACACCGAAGACCTGCTCCGGTGGCTCGACGTGCGGCCCCTCGAGCCGGTCATCGACAGCGTTCACTCGTTCGAGGACGCCGGAGCGGCTTTCGAGCGGTTCGCGAGCCGGGAGAACTTCGGCAAGGTGGTGATCGCCACCGCGTGA
- a CDS encoding ABC transporter permease — protein MSVPLAVPPAASADPGPLRRLRVLGARVGAMCLVELQKLRRDQTELLTRAIQPALWLLIFGETFTRLRAIPTGSTPYLDFLAPGILAQSALFIAIFYGIQIIWERDAGVLAKLLVTPTPRAALVAGKAFAAGVRALVQALMVLILAAILGVGLTANPLKLLAMAVVLVLGSAFFCCLSIVIAGIVLSRERLMGIGQAITMPLFFGSNALYPVDLMPSWLKVLSHVNPLSYQVDALRGLLIGTPAHLGTDFAVLAVATAAAVSVASALLGRLAR, from the coding sequence GTGTCCGTGCCACTCGCCGTACCGCCCGCCGCCTCGGCTGACCCCGGCCCGTTGCGCCGGCTGCGCGTGCTCGGCGCCCGCGTCGGCGCGATGTGCCTGGTGGAGCTGCAGAAACTGCGTCGCGATCAGACCGAACTGCTCACCAGGGCGATCCAGCCCGCGCTGTGGCTGCTGATCTTCGGGGAGACGTTCACCCGGCTGCGCGCGATCCCGACCGGCTCGACGCCGTACCTCGACTTCCTGGCACCGGGCATCCTGGCCCAGTCGGCGCTGTTCATCGCGATCTTCTACGGCATCCAGATCATCTGGGAGCGGGACGCGGGCGTGCTCGCCAAGCTCCTGGTCACCCCGACCCCGCGCGCGGCGCTCGTCGCGGGCAAGGCCTTCGCCGCCGGGGTCCGCGCGCTCGTCCAGGCGCTGATGGTGCTGATCCTGGCGGCGATCCTCGGCGTCGGGCTGACCGCGAACCCGCTGAAGCTGCTCGCGATGGCCGTCGTCCTCGTGCTCGGTTCGGCGTTCTTCTGCTGCCTGTCCATCGTGATCGCCGGGATCGTGCTCTCGCGGGAACGGCTGATGGGCATCGGGCAGGCGATCACGATGCCGCTGTTCTTCGGCTCGAACGCGCTGTACCCGGTGGACCTGATGCCCTCGTGGCTGAAGGTGCTCAGCCACGTCAACCCGCTGAGCTACCAGGTCGACGCGCTGCGCGGCCTGCTCATCGGGACCCCCGCCCACCTCGGGACCGACTTCGCCGTGCTGGCGGTGGCGACGGCGGCGGCCGTTTCGGTCGCCTCGGCACTGCTCGGCAGGTTGGCCCGGTGA